From the genome of Leptospira langatensis:
TCTTCCGAGCCAAGGAGAAGCTTAGGGCGGAGAAGATCAAAATGGAGCTTCCTCCGGAGAAAGAGATCCCTGCGAGATTGGACAATGTGCTGCACATTATATATTTATTATTTACGGAAGGATACTATTCCAAGACCCAGGATCGTATCTTAAGAAAGGATCTCTGTTTGGAAGCGCTTCGCTTAGGGGTCACCCTCGCCGAATACGAAAAGACAAATCTTCCCAAGACCAATGCCTTGCTCGCGCTCATGTGCTTTCATGCGTCTCGCTTCCATGCCAGACAAACGGATACGGATCCTATGATCTTGTATGAAGAACAGGATGAGAGTCTTTGGGATCAGGATCTGATACGCCAAGGGATCCACTTTTTGGATCTTTCTGTTCAGGGCAAAGAGATCAGTTCCTACCATCTGGAGGCAAGGATCGCCTATTGGCATTGCAATAAGCAAGATACCCCCGAGAAATGGGAGGAAATCCTGGATCTATATAACAGACTTCTTCTGATCAATTATTCCCCTAGCGTTGCTCTAAACCGGATCTTTGCATTATATAAGGTGAGGGGAAGGGGAATCGCATTGGCAGAGGCGGAGGTATTGCGCTTAGAGAACAACCATTTCTATTACCTTCTACTGGGGGAACTGTATAAGGAAGTGGATGAGGAAAGGTCCAGGTCTAATCTGAAAGCCGCCTATTCTTTGGCCAAAACCCAGACGGAAAGGCAGGGGATCCAAGAAAAATTATTTCTGCTGGACGAAGCCCGAGATAAAAAAGGAAAATAGGATCAAATCTATCCTTCCGACTTGTTGTTGTTAAGTTAGTAATCTAGGCTAGGACGTGGACCATGCCAAGCGAAATCAAACCCGGCCCTTTTCAGGGAAGATCATTTTTATCTCTAACTATCCTACTTCTCTCTCTGCAATTTACGGATTGCAATTCCGCCAAAGCAATGAATTTGGACATGAGCCATGCCAGCGGTCTTTTGCTTTCGGTGGTTACCTCGGATATCATTACCTCTAGTTCCTGCCCCGCTAGCGGAGGTTTGGCCCTAGGTGAGAATGCCGCACTCGTTTTAGGCCAAATCGATTTTACTTCGAATGGGAGTGGTTCGGGAGATGCACAATTGCACCAACCCCAGGGGATTACCCATGACTCCAAAGGGATCTGGGTTTCCGATACCCAGAACAATCGTGTGCTGCATTATCCTTCTTCCGTGGCAAGTGGGGGGACCCCGGATATAATCCTGGGTGGAACGGTCGGCACCGGCTTGAACCAGTTCAATAATCCCCAAAATCTCGCAGTTGATTCCGCAGGCGGACTTTGGGTAGCGGACTATAATAATAATAGAATATTGCATTTTCCGAATGGAGTTGCTACCGGGGATTCTGCGGATAAAGTGATCGGCTCCAGTACTGGAGCTTCTGGGGTTTCCGAAGTATTACTCAATCATCCTCGGGCTGCGGTCGTGGATTCTTCGGGAGGAGTTTGGGTCGCTGATTCTGCGAATAATCGCGCCGTTCACTTTCCTTCTCCGATCCCTGCGAGCGGCGCTTTTGCGGATCTAGTGCTTGGTCAGACGAGTTTTACTTCCGGCACTTCGGGTGCCGTGAGTAGTTCAACTTTCTCGAATCCGATCGGGATCATTATGGAATCTTCCGGAAGTCTTTGGGTTTCCGATACGGCACACCAAAGAGTCATGCATTTTTCTTCTCCTTTGTCCAATGATATGTCTGCGGATATTGTTTTGGGGCAGTCTAGTTTTACAGCCTCGGTGAATGCCACCTCTCAGACCGGACTTTGGACTCCGACAGGACTTGCCACCGATTCGAAAGGGGGTTTATGGATCTCCGATTATTCGAACCAAAGGGCGATCCATTTTTCTTCTCCGTTTGGGATCGGTATGGACGCGGATAACGTGTTAGGCGAGCCTAATTATACTACGAGCAATCCGAATCTGACTCTTTCCCAGTCTCAGTTGGCTGGGCCGAACGCTCTTACTCTGACTTCTTGCGGACTTTGGGTCGCGGATTATACGAACAATAGAGTGGTGCTATACCCTTAAAAAGAAAGAAGCCCTGTTCCGTTTTAGACCAGGACTTCTTAAAAAGAGATCGGATCAATGAGGAAAGAAGAAGAAGGCTATTGCA
Proteins encoded in this window:
- a CDS encoding RNA polymerase sigma factor, with amino-acid sequence MEEDQESLKYLFQQEFSKMVAVISGLYGLQHIEIAEDIVSETFLLAAENWGLKGLPPNPTAWLYVVAKQKTLYYFRRNKIFQNKILPEIAPKTEDPEGSEELNFSEENIKDSQLRMLFAICNPAIASEAQIGLALRILCGFGIDEIAEAFLTNKETVNKRLFRAKEKLRAEKIKMELPPEKEIPARLDNVLHIIYLLFTEGYYSKTQDRILRKDLCLEALRLGVTLAEYEKTNLPKTNALLALMCFHASRFHARQTDTDPMILYEEQDESLWDQDLIRQGIHFLDLSVQGKEISSYHLEARIAYWHCNKQDTPEKWEEILDLYNRLLLINYSPSVALNRIFALYKVRGRGIALAEAEVLRLENNHFYYLLLGELYKEVDEERSRSNLKAAYSLAKTQTERQGIQEKLFLLDEARDKKGK
- a CDS encoding NHL repeat-containing protein — its product is MPSEIKPGPFQGRSFLSLTILLLSLQFTDCNSAKAMNLDMSHASGLLLSVVTSDIITSSSCPASGGLALGENAALVLGQIDFTSNGSGSGDAQLHQPQGITHDSKGIWVSDTQNNRVLHYPSSVASGGTPDIILGGTVGTGLNQFNNPQNLAVDSAGGLWVADYNNNRILHFPNGVATGDSADKVIGSSTGASGVSEVLLNHPRAAVVDSSGGVWVADSANNRAVHFPSPIPASGAFADLVLGQTSFTSGTSGAVSSSTFSNPIGIIMESSGSLWVSDTAHQRVMHFSSPLSNDMSADIVLGQSSFTASVNATSQTGLWTPTGLATDSKGGLWISDYSNQRAIHFSSPFGIGMDADNVLGEPNYTTSNPNLTLSQSQLAGPNALTLTSCGLWVADYTNNRVVLYP